The Niastella koreensis GR20-10 genome includes a window with the following:
- a CDS encoding protein-L-isoaspartate(D-aspartate) O-methyltransferase — protein MRTFEDTYRHKGLRKQLVDQLKQKGITDERVLTAILQIPRHYFLDSALDRVAYEDRAFPIAEGQTISQPYTVAYQTQLLEVKPYEKVLEIGTGSGYQAIVLGEMQAQVYTIERQKKLYEEHRGFVLRSKYPNIKYFYGDGYEGLPTYAPFDKVIVTAAAPYIPPKLIDQLKPGGKMVIPVGEGNIQRMLRLTKQRDGSVTEELFDNFSFVPMLEGKNS, from the coding sequence ATGAGAACGTTTGAAGATACTTACCGGCATAAAGGATTGCGTAAACAACTCGTTGATCAATTAAAACAGAAAGGCATTACCGACGAACGGGTGCTGACAGCCATATTACAGATTCCCCGGCATTATTTCCTCGATTCAGCTTTAGACAGGGTCGCTTATGAAGACCGGGCTTTTCCTATTGCAGAAGGTCAAACCATTTCACAACCATATACGGTGGCCTATCAAACCCAGTTACTGGAAGTAAAGCCGTACGAAAAAGTGCTTGAAATTGGTACGGGTAGTGGATACCAGGCAATTGTACTGGGCGAAATGCAGGCCCAGGTGTATACTATTGAGCGGCAGAAAAAGTTGTATGAAGAACACCGCGGTTTTGTGTTGAGAAGCAAATATCCCAACATTAAATACTTTTATGGCGATGGGTATGAAGGCCTGCCCACGTACGCACCTTTTGACAAGGTGATTGTTACGGCGGCCGCCCCCTACATTCCACCTAAACTGATAGACCAGTTAAAACCAGGTGGCAAAATGGTAATACCGGTAGGCGAGGGCAACATTCAACGGATGTTACGCCTTACCAAACAACGCGATGGTAGTGTAACAGAAGAATTATTCGACAATTTTTCGTTTGTGCCAATGCTTGAAGGAAAGAACAGTTAA
- a CDS encoding Rossmann-like and DUF2520 domain-containing protein has product MRIVIIGTGNVATILGKRFLAADHEIVQVCGRNQLHAEELADALSASFTTGLQHVNSNADLYVLAVSDTAVAAVASQLQLNNKLVVHTAGAVSKNVLSACSKNYGVLYPLQSLRSELNELPDIPFLVDGNTEDDLALITEFASSISNQVQQAGDEERLKLHIAAVMVSNFTNHLYALAKAYCLQEHVDFNMLLPLITSVAERLHDYEPAAVQTGPAVRNDEATIQKHLALLQPHPALQSLYYMFTESIKKMHKQ; this is encoded by the coding sequence TTGCGAATAGTTATTATCGGTACAGGAAACGTGGCAACTATACTGGGAAAAAGGTTTTTGGCAGCAGACCATGAAATTGTGCAGGTTTGCGGAAGAAATCAATTGCATGCTGAAGAACTGGCCGATGCTTTGTCTGCCTCGTTCACCACCGGTCTGCAGCATGTGAACTCCAATGCCGATCTGTATGTGCTGGCTGTAAGCGACACCGCGGTGGCCGCTGTTGCCTCCCAGCTACAGCTGAATAATAAACTGGTGGTGCATACCGCCGGGGCGGTTTCAAAAAATGTGTTGAGCGCCTGCAGTAAGAACTATGGGGTGCTGTATCCGCTGCAAAGCCTCCGCAGCGAGTTGAATGAATTACCTGATATTCCATTTTTAGTAGATGGCAATACTGAAGATGACCTGGCCCTTATTACCGAGTTTGCCAGTTCCATCAGTAACCAGGTACAGCAGGCCGGTGATGAAGAACGGCTGAAACTGCATATAGCGGCTGTTATGGTAAGTAACTTCACCAATCATTTATATGCCCTTGCAAAAGCATACTGTTTGCAGGAGCATGTTGATTTCAATATGTTGTTACCGTTGATTACTTCAGTGGCCGAACGGCTGCATGATTACGAACCGGCGGCTGTGCAAACCGGCCCGGCTGTACGTAACGACGAAGCCACTATTCAAAAACACCTGGCGCTTTTACAACCGCATCCGGCTCTGCAATCCTTGTATTATATGTTTACGGAGAGCATTAAGAAGATGCATAAGCAATAA